From Catenulispora sp. GP43, one genomic window encodes:
- a CDS encoding FtsX-like permease family protein encodes MSLSNLRHRRGAYLASFLNLFLGGAILTGFASLYETGSTPGLAKADRSALQTMALVIGGWGALIIAFGTAATLSLAVQQREKEIALLKAAGALPGQIRRMIMIETAALLAAAAIPATPAGMAVGRTVLATLKSTHQVSNGVALKFGATTLAIGLGDITLAALVAAIVAGRRAANQSTATALVSAATQDAGMSRKRGIAAVVLILVGLDAGVMSATLMKNQGYATMSTAGQACILTGIGLALLAPALIRVTVAVLGPLMRRGGGYLAEAELRRHSRQAAGILMPVILFVALANGALYQQFIQDDANRAQHLAMSADDKGVQTLSFLVVGMIALFAAVVVANIAVAATLHRRREFGQRRLIGDTPGEVRRSLGWEACAILIAGLVFGTLAALAGVVPFSYAKTGHLMPQQSLWVFFAVGAGVTALTLAACLGAARRALSVPALAAIGG; translated from the coding sequence GTGAGCCTGAGCAACCTGCGGCACCGCCGCGGGGCCTACCTCGCCTCGTTCCTGAACCTGTTCCTCGGCGGCGCGATCCTCACCGGGTTCGCCTCCCTCTACGAGACCGGCAGCACGCCCGGCCTGGCCAAGGCCGACCGCTCGGCGCTGCAGACGATGGCCCTGGTCATCGGCGGGTGGGGCGCCCTGATCATCGCCTTCGGCACCGCGGCCACGCTGAGCCTGGCGGTACAGCAGCGGGAGAAGGAGATCGCGCTGCTGAAGGCGGCCGGCGCGCTGCCCGGGCAGATCCGCCGCATGATCATGATCGAGACCGCGGCCCTGCTGGCGGCCGCGGCGATCCCGGCGACGCCGGCCGGCATGGCCGTGGGCCGCACCGTCCTGGCCACGCTGAAGTCCACCCATCAGGTCTCGAACGGCGTCGCCTTGAAATTCGGCGCTACGACGCTGGCGATCGGCCTCGGCGACATCACGCTGGCCGCCCTGGTGGCCGCGATCGTGGCCGGGCGCCGCGCGGCGAATCAGAGCACCGCGACCGCGCTGGTCTCCGCCGCGACCCAGGACGCCGGGATGTCGCGCAAGCGCGGGATCGCGGCGGTCGTGCTGATCCTGGTCGGTCTGGACGCCGGGGTGATGAGCGCGACCCTGATGAAGAACCAGGGCTACGCCACCATGTCGACCGCCGGCCAGGCCTGCATCCTCACCGGCATCGGGCTGGCACTGCTGGCCCCGGCGCTGATCCGGGTCACCGTCGCGGTCCTGGGCCCGCTGATGCGCCGCGGCGGCGGCTACCTGGCCGAGGCCGAACTGCGGCGGCACTCCCGGCAGGCGGCCGGCATCCTGATGCCGGTGATCCTGTTCGTCGCGCTGGCCAACGGCGCGCTGTACCAGCAGTTCATCCAGGACGACGCCAACCGCGCGCAGCACCTCGCCATGTCCGCCGACGACAAGGGCGTGCAGACTCTCAGCTTCCTGGTGGTCGGCATGATCGCGCTGTTCGCGGCGGTGGTCGTGGCGAACATCGCGGTGGCCGCCACGCTGCACCGCCGCCGCGAGTTCGGACAGCGGCGGCTGATCGGCGACACGCCCGGCGAGGTGCGGCGCTCGCTGGGCTGGGAGGCGTGCGCGATCCTGATCGCCGGCCTGGTCTTCGGCACGCTGGCGGCGCTGGCCGGGGTCGTCCCGTTCAGCTACGCCAAGACCGGCCACCTGATGCCGCAGCAGAGCCTGTGGGTGTTCTTCGCGGTGGGGGCGGGTGTCACGGCCCTGACCCTGGCCGCGTGCCTGGGCGCGGCGCGCCGGGCGCTGAGCGTGCCCGCGCTGGCCGCGATCGGCGGGTAG
- a CDS encoding ATP-binding protein → MTSRRTAHTHLDPGPSAPARARAFLTDTCRRWRAEDFVTDAALVVSELVTNAVRHAGTEMRLGLELQDGTLSIRVHDHGPGLPRLIPPAERGFGGQGLAIVVRLAQAWGVAVEDGGGKAVWCRLGPRAAVTAGAGSQGSLWKGEQDVWSA, encoded by the coding sequence ATGACCTCGCGTCGGACGGCCCACACGCACCTGGACCCCGGACCCTCGGCCCCGGCCCGCGCCCGGGCCTTCCTGACCGACACCTGCCGGCGCTGGCGGGCCGAGGACTTCGTCACCGACGCCGCGCTGGTGGTCAGCGAGCTGGTCACGAACGCGGTCCGGCACGCCGGGACCGAGATGCGCCTGGGGCTGGAGCTGCAGGACGGGACGCTGAGCATCCGGGTCCACGACCACGGCCCGGGCCTGCCGCGGCTCATCCCGCCGGCCGAGCGCGGATTCGGCGGCCAGGGCCTGGCCATCGTGGTGCGATTGGCGCAGGCCTGGGGGGTCGCGGTCGAGGACGGCGGGGGAAAGGCCGTATGGTGCCGACTCGGGCCACGAGCGGCGGTGACGGCCGGCGCGGGCTCGCAGGGGTCGCTGTGGAAAGGGGAGCAGGACGTATGGAGCGCGTGA
- a CDS encoding response regulator, protein MRVVLAEDQALLRDGLVRLLTAHGFEVVAAVETGPDLVQALLAERPDVAVADIRLPPTYRNEGLAAALEARRRLPGLPVLILSQHVEPLYARELLSDSAGAIGYLLKDRVSNVRSFLEAVRTVAGGGTTMDPEVVAKMLARRSRDERLGALTPREREVLAAMAEGHANAGIAARLVITEKAVSNHINTIFAKLGLLPDLDGNRRVLAVLAFLDTA, encoded by the coding sequence ATGCGTGTAGTGCTGGCCGAGGACCAGGCTCTCCTGCGGGACGGCTTGGTCCGCTTGCTGACCGCGCACGGCTTCGAGGTCGTCGCGGCCGTGGAGACCGGCCCGGACCTGGTCCAGGCTCTGCTCGCGGAGCGGCCGGACGTGGCGGTCGCCGATATCCGCCTGCCGCCGACGTATCGGAACGAGGGCCTGGCCGCCGCCCTGGAGGCCCGCCGCCGGCTGCCGGGCCTGCCGGTGTTGATCCTGTCGCAGCACGTCGAGCCGCTGTATGCGCGCGAGCTCCTGTCCGACAGCGCCGGCGCCATCGGCTATCTGCTGAAGGACCGCGTTTCGAACGTTCGTTCGTTCCTGGAGGCGGTGCGCACCGTCGCCGGCGGCGGTACCACCATGGACCCCGAGGTCGTGGCCAAGATGCTGGCCCGCCGGTCCCGGGACGAGCGGCTCGGCGCGCTGACCCCGCGCGAGCGCGAGGTGCTCGCCGCCATGGCCGAAGGGCACGCCAACGCCGGTATCGCGGCGCGGCTGGTGATCACCGAGAAGGCGGTCAGCAACCACATCAACACCATTTTCGCCAAGCTCGGGCTGCTGCCGGATCTGGACGGCAACCGCCGGGTGCTGGCCGTGCTGGCCTTCCTCGACACGGCCTGA
- a CDS encoding LCP family protein, whose protein sequence is MPDRTPPRQPRPQPPYDLSPRSAGRRTQDDLRYCSPRPQQPPKPPGPPRPERPERRQPPSPRRRRFTAAARAAACTASAAIVLASAATWAAYHNLTSGLYTSDAINEIRSGEKGYVAPHLDGSVNLLLIGLDSRKDMNGNDLPTDFVEQELHAGSSDIGGYNANVLIFMHIPADGGRVTAFSIARDDYVEEPGGSSAVGDIPDLGMHKIKEAYGRAKAIAVDRLKASGMTDQAQIEKVSREVGRESTIRAVQLLTGEHVDHLAEINLLGFYDVAKAVGPIEVCLNHPVDDPIEDGAGTGLKLPAGHSMLDAATALQFVRQRFHLLRGDFDRNRRQQAFLASVLYKLKNDGVIGDLGKMRALFDVVKKDVVIDDSWDVLDFADRAQNLTGGDADFRELPITGQPVLPDDGSVNTVNPLQIRQIVMTGFGDAKQFADELAQDYESSGDPAAGLGPQPLTDPSAGLGLGPDRPGLPEQQGGADQPAAPAAPAASATSAAPPQLAAGAPALPPLPDARSAGTGMRPAAIAPTGTHTVVDLYNATARTGLATTVGDWLAASGWAVDKTGSAAAQTHTTILYGKGAAKAAGQLAATLGLQAAPVPSARAAAGHVLIRLGADYTPPGGPQPPAPSGPAGSGPADPANPDPAGTQDPADSPGIAMDNGITCVN, encoded by the coding sequence GTGCCTGATCGCACTCCGCCACGGCAGCCGCGACCGCAGCCACCGTACGACCTGTCCCCGCGCTCGGCGGGCCGGCGCACACAGGACGACCTGCGCTACTGTAGCCCGCGGCCGCAGCAGCCGCCGAAGCCGCCCGGCCCGCCGCGCCCCGAGCGTCCCGAACGGCGCCAGCCCCCCTCGCCGCGCCGGCGCCGCTTCACAGCCGCCGCCCGCGCCGCGGCCTGCACCGCCTCCGCCGCGATCGTCCTGGCCAGCGCCGCGACCTGGGCCGCGTACCACAATCTGACCTCCGGCCTGTACACCTCCGACGCGATCAACGAGATCCGCTCCGGCGAGAAGGGCTACGTCGCCCCGCACCTGGACGGCTCGGTCAACCTCCTGCTGATCGGCCTGGACTCGCGCAAGGACATGAACGGCAACGACCTGCCGACCGACTTCGTCGAGCAGGAACTGCACGCCGGCTCCTCCGACATCGGCGGCTACAACGCCAACGTCCTGATCTTCATGCACATCCCGGCGGACGGCGGCCGGGTCACCGCGTTCTCCATCGCCCGGGACGACTACGTCGAGGAGCCCGGCGGCTCCTCGGCCGTCGGCGACATCCCCGACTTGGGCATGCACAAGATCAAGGAGGCGTACGGCCGGGCCAAGGCGATCGCGGTGGACCGGCTGAAGGCCTCGGGCATGACCGACCAGGCGCAGATCGAGAAGGTCAGCCGCGAGGTGGGCCGGGAGTCCACCATCCGGGCCGTGCAGCTGCTCACCGGCGAGCACGTGGACCACCTGGCCGAGATCAACCTGCTGGGCTTCTACGACGTGGCCAAGGCCGTGGGCCCGATCGAGGTCTGCCTGAACCACCCGGTGGACGACCCGATCGAGGACGGCGCCGGCACCGGGCTGAAGCTGCCGGCCGGCCACTCGATGCTGGACGCGGCCACCGCGCTGCAGTTCGTGCGCCAGCGCTTCCACCTGCTGCGCGGCGACTTCGACCGCAACCGCCGGCAGCAGGCCTTCCTGGCCTCGGTGCTGTACAAGCTCAAGAACGACGGCGTGATCGGCGACCTGGGCAAGATGCGGGCGCTGTTCGACGTGGTGAAGAAGGACGTGGTCATCGACGACTCCTGGGACGTGCTGGACTTCGCCGACCGGGCGCAGAACCTGACCGGCGGCGACGCCGACTTCCGGGAGCTGCCGATCACCGGGCAGCCGGTGCTGCCGGACGACGGCTCGGTCAACACGGTGAACCCGTTGCAGATCCGGCAGATCGTGATGACCGGGTTCGGCGACGCCAAGCAGTTCGCCGACGAGTTGGCCCAGGACTACGAGAGCAGTGGGGACCCGGCCGCCGGGCTCGGGCCGCAGCCGCTCACCGATCCGAGCGCCGGGCTCGGGCTCGGGCCGGACCGCCCGGGGCTGCCGGAGCAGCAGGGCGGGGCGGACCAGCCGGCCGCGCCGGCCGCGCCGGCCGCCTCGGCCACCTCGGCCGCCCCACCGCAGCTCGCCGCCGGCGCCCCGGCCCTGCCCCCGCTGCCGGACGCCCGCAGCGCGGGGACCGGCATGCGCCCGGCCGCGATCGCGCCGACCGGCACCCACACCGTCGTCGACCTCTACAACGCCACCGCCAGGACCGGACTGGCCACCACGGTCGGGGACTGGCTGGCCGCCTCCGGCTGGGCGGTGGACAAGACCGGCAGCGCGGCCGCGCAGACCCACACCACGATCCTGTACGGCAAGGGCGCGGCGAAGGCCGCCGGACAACTCGCGGCCACCCTGGGCCTGCAGGCCGCACCGGTCCCCTCGGCCCGCGCCGCGGCCGGACATGTGCTGATCAGACTCGGGGCCGACTACACTCCGCCCGGTGGCCCCCAGCCTCCGGCGCCGAGCGGCCCGGCCGGATCGGGCCCGGCGGATCCTGCGAACCCTGATCCGGCCGGCACCCAGGATCCGGCGGATTCTCCCGGTATCGCGATGGACAACGGGATCACCTGCGTGAACTGA
- a CDS encoding STAS domain-containing protein, whose translation MAVEGFSVEVDNDPDRGGAAAVSGDGKDGGKVGGAVTVTVAGDVDLAAADTLWSVLDEYVRPGAQVVVDCSRVAFLDSMGLRTLIRAQHKAGASDARLTLAAPSEAVLRVLQLAGVADLFVLDINGSGSGR comes from the coding sequence ATGGCGGTCGAGGGCTTCTCGGTCGAGGTCGACAACGACCCGGACCGGGGCGGAGCCGCCGCGGTGTCCGGGGACGGCAAGGACGGCGGCAAGGTCGGCGGGGCCGTCACGGTCACCGTGGCCGGCGACGTGGACCTGGCGGCGGCGGACACCCTGTGGAGCGTGCTGGACGAGTACGTGCGCCCCGGGGCGCAGGTCGTCGTGGACTGCTCGCGCGTGGCGTTCCTGGACTCCATGGGCCTGCGGACGCTGATCCGGGCCCAGCACAAGGCCGGCGCCTCGGACGCGCGGCTGACGCTGGCCGCGCCCTCGGAGGCGGTGCTGCGGGTGCTCCAGCTGGCCGGCGTCGCCGACCTGTTCGTGCTCGACATCAACGGGAGCGGCAGCGGACGCTGA
- a CDS encoding sensor domain-containing protein translates to MAGLSQVVGGGADAWRERASATAPAAGRGLVLALVSLLAGIPLLVAAALTLGLMPIGGGVLVPPVIRAVRGLANWQRGIGARWSGVEIEPPYLPRAGRGRLRWLLGDPATWRDLLWTATNIPVGLALGLLPLTLAGWGVVGLCSIPGLALSADVFWWFGLAFGLPALVLAPFVGPALIRAQALWARRLLAPTDVGERISTLTVTRERVSDDAEAEMRRIERDLHDGAQARMAAVGLSLGMAEDLIRENPDEAIALLAEAREHSGAALAELRSLVRGILPPVLAERGLGDALRALAYASPIPVEVRSDLYPTQRLPAPRESALYFGIAEALANVLKHSGAARARIEVFRREDRVVAEVWDEGSGGAEVDGGQGLAGVRRRLAAFDGSLTVDSPVGGPTTVTLEVPCE, encoded by the coding sequence ATGGCCGGGCTGTCACAGGTGGTCGGAGGTGGGGCCGACGCGTGGCGCGAGCGTGCCTCCGCGACCGCGCCGGCGGCCGGCCGGGGCCTGGTGCTGGCCCTGGTGTCACTGCTGGCGGGGATCCCCCTGCTGGTGGCGGCCGCCCTGACGCTGGGCCTGATGCCGATCGGCGGCGGCGTGCTGGTGCCGCCGGTGATCCGCGCGGTGCGGGGCCTGGCGAACTGGCAGCGGGGGATCGGGGCGCGCTGGAGCGGCGTCGAGATCGAGCCGCCCTACCTGCCCCGGGCCGGCCGGGGCCGGCTGCGGTGGCTGCTCGGCGACCCGGCGACCTGGCGGGACCTGCTGTGGACGGCCACGAACATCCCGGTCGGACTGGCGCTCGGGCTGCTGCCGCTGACGCTGGCCGGCTGGGGCGTGGTCGGCCTGTGCTCGATCCCCGGGCTGGCGCTGAGCGCTGACGTGTTCTGGTGGTTCGGCCTGGCGTTCGGGCTGCCGGCCCTGGTGCTGGCGCCGTTCGTCGGCCCGGCCCTGATCCGGGCGCAGGCGCTGTGGGCCCGCCGGCTGCTGGCGCCGACCGACGTCGGCGAGCGGATCAGCACCCTGACCGTGACTCGCGAGCGGGTCAGTGACGACGCCGAGGCCGAGATGCGCCGCATCGAGCGGGACCTGCACGACGGGGCCCAGGCCCGCATGGCGGCGGTCGGGCTCAGCCTGGGCATGGCCGAGGACCTGATCCGCGAGAACCCCGACGAGGCGATCGCGCTGCTGGCCGAGGCCCGCGAGCACAGCGGCGCCGCGCTGGCCGAGCTGCGCTCCCTGGTCCGCGGGATCCTGCCTCCGGTGCTGGCCGAGCGCGGCCTGGGGGACGCGCTGCGGGCCCTGGCGTACGCCTCGCCGATCCCGGTGGAGGTGCGCAGCGACCTGTATCCGACACAGCGGCTGCCGGCCCCTCGCGAGTCGGCACTGTACTTCGGGATCGCCGAGGCGCTGGCGAACGTGTTGAAGCACAGCGGTGCGGCGCGCGCCCGCATCGAGGTGTTCCGGCGCGAGGACCGGGTGGTCGCCGAGGTGTGGGACGAGGGCTCCGGAGGCGCGGAGGTCGACGGCGGGCAGGGGCTGGCCGGCGTGCGGCGGCGCCTGGCGGCGTTCGACGGGAGCCTGACTGTGGACAGCCCGGTCGGCGGGCCGACCACGGTGACGCTGGAGGTGCCGTGCGAGTGA
- a CDS encoding response regulator — MAHPAEPRFTGEKILIVDDDRRGAFALGSALSARGLTIVQAASGTDGLRAVEHDPTIRAVLMDVAMPGLDGYATAARMRELDHVAATPIIAVTFEATAADQAKARAAGMDAHVPKPVDVTRLLRVLAELMD; from the coding sequence ATGGCGCACCCTGCCGAACCGCGCTTCACCGGCGAGAAGATCCTGATCGTGGACGACGACCGGCGCGGCGCCTTCGCGCTCGGCAGCGCGCTCAGTGCCCGCGGCCTGACGATCGTGCAGGCCGCGAGCGGTACCGACGGCCTGCGGGCGGTCGAGCACGACCCGACGATCCGCGCGGTCCTGATGGACGTCGCGATGCCCGGCCTGGACGGCTACGCCACCGCCGCGCGGATGCGTGAGCTCGACCACGTCGCGGCCACCCCGATCATCGCGGTGACGTTCGAGGCCACGGCCGCCGACCAGGCCAAGGCGCGAGCCGCCGGGATGGACGCGCACGTGCCCAAGCCGGTGGACGTCACGCGGCTGCTGCGGGTGCTGGCGGAGCTGATGGACTAG
- a CDS encoding DUF6542 domain-containing protein: MPHSPGTRNTPGTGHRAPARRGRPQQITAGRVTALLVLAPAVGMFFGGMVFAVLCAGGASLAAVRVRPAGLWWVLPLAPVAIWTVCVGRELFDASGSRSGQAVAVARGMIEAFPAMAVTLAATAAVALLRRVARRRSARA; the protein is encoded by the coding sequence ATGCCTCACAGCCCCGGCACCCGCAACACCCCCGGAACCGGCCACCGGGCGCCCGCCAGACGCGGCCGGCCGCAGCAGATCACGGCCGGTCGCGTCACGGCTCTGCTCGTGCTCGCGCCGGCCGTCGGGATGTTCTTCGGCGGCATGGTCTTCGCGGTCCTGTGCGCGGGGGGCGCCTCGCTGGCGGCGGTGCGGGTCCGGCCGGCCGGGCTGTGGTGGGTGCTGCCGCTGGCGCCGGTGGCGATCTGGACGGTGTGCGTGGGGCGCGAGCTCTTCGACGCGTCCGGATCGCGGAGCGGGCAGGCGGTCGCGGTGGCCCGCGGCATGATCGAGGCGTTCCCGGCGATGGCGGTGACGCTGGCGGCCACGGCGGCCGTCGCGCTGTTACGCCGGGTCGCCCGCCGGAGGTCGGCCCGTGCCTGA
- a CDS encoding ABC transporter ATP-binding protein: MEDALRLESVSKTFGGQLVVAALDQVSLSLPYGTFTAVMGPSGSGKSTLLNCASGLERPDSGRILIGGQELDTSDETAATRFRRGRIGFVFQAFNLLPTLTVWQNVLLPARIAGTPLSRADKERARVLLERVGLGDRLNHRPAELSGGQQQRVAIARAIVNRPALLFADEPTGALDSARAAEVLMLLGESVREFGQTVVMVTHDPVAAAYADRVLFLADGRIVDEMRAPRAAGVAARMAAFRPSGAGRGAGQSAGQSAGQGAGHDMGSALRYTGSAA, from the coding sequence ATGGAAGACGCGCTGCGTCTGGAATCGGTGAGCAAGACGTTCGGCGGCCAGCTGGTGGTCGCCGCATTGGACCAGGTCAGCCTGAGCCTGCCCTATGGCACCTTCACCGCCGTCATGGGGCCTTCCGGCTCGGGCAAGAGCACCCTGCTGAACTGCGCCTCGGGCCTGGAGCGCCCGGACTCCGGCCGGATCCTGATCGGCGGCCAGGAGCTGGACACCTCCGACGAGACCGCCGCGACGCGCTTCCGCCGCGGCCGCATCGGCTTCGTGTTCCAGGCCTTCAACCTGCTGCCCACGCTCACGGTCTGGCAGAACGTGCTGCTGCCGGCGCGGATCGCCGGGACCCCGTTGAGCAGGGCCGACAAGGAACGGGCCCGCGTCCTGCTGGAGCGCGTCGGCCTCGGCGACCGGCTGAACCACCGCCCGGCCGAGCTGTCCGGCGGCCAGCAGCAGCGGGTCGCGATCGCCCGGGCCATCGTGAACCGGCCCGCGCTGCTGTTCGCCGACGAGCCCACCGGCGCGCTGGACTCGGCCCGGGCCGCCGAGGTGCTGATGCTGCTCGGCGAGTCGGTGCGGGAGTTCGGGCAGACCGTGGTGATGGTGACGCACGACCCGGTCGCCGCCGCCTACGCCGACCGCGTCCTGTTCCTGGCCGACGGCCGGATCGTGGACGAGATGCGGGCACCGCGGGCCGCCGGGGTGGCGGCGCGGATGGCCGCGTTCCGTCCGTCCGGCGCCGGCCGGGGAGCGGGGCAGAGCGCGGGGCAGAGCGCAGGGCAGGGTGCGGGCCATGACATGGGCTCCGCGCTCCGCTACACCGGATCGGCGGCCTGA
- a CDS encoding ATP-binding protein, with protein sequence MERVSGVGGEAGVGAGADGGRAGTDGRVPVTLSIPAERDYVVLVRSAAGHLGVRAGFSMAEMGDWRLAVDEACGLLLLPDEVDAIGEELDCVFRLGPAGLALTVSAEARPGSKPQVGGFGWSLLAALVDDLQWAEEEGRVRVDIVKRAAGNDGPGRDGTTRAGVR encoded by the coding sequence ATGGAGCGCGTGAGCGGTGTGGGTGGTGAGGCCGGCGTGGGCGCGGGTGCCGACGGCGGCCGAGCGGGCACGGACGGCCGTGTCCCGGTGACGCTGAGCATCCCCGCCGAACGCGACTACGTGGTGCTGGTCCGCTCGGCGGCCGGGCACCTGGGCGTGCGCGCCGGGTTCTCGATGGCCGAGATGGGGGACTGGCGGCTGGCCGTGGACGAGGCGTGCGGCCTGCTGCTGCTCCCGGACGAGGTGGACGCCATCGGCGAGGAGCTGGACTGCGTGTTCCGGCTGGGCCCGGCCGGGCTGGCGCTCACCGTGTCCGCCGAGGCCAGGCCCGGCTCCAAGCCGCAGGTCGGCGGGTTCGGCTGGTCGCTGCTGGCGGCCCTGGTCGACGACCTGCAGTGGGCCGAGGAGGAGGGCCGCGTGCGGGTGGACATCGTCAAGCGGGCGGCGGGCAACGACGGACCAGGACGGGACGGCACGACCCGGGCGGGGGTGCGGTGA
- a CDS encoding SigB/SigF/SigG family RNA polymerase sigma factor, translating to MSTRGNGPGPASSGRGGPGRDGDAVRPAAAAESGPAAQGVPSPAPAPAPAPAPAAQPVPVAPVAPSAPSAPSAQGAPSAQSAPSTPSAPVSPRAVRADRRLPDQDTDIPLPSIPSPRLGGAPRDRAEHRAEIHRRFELLAECEPDSAAYRTQRDELIAEHMNYARYVASRFSVPADTAEDLEQVAYLALIKAVDNFDPARGTAFLGYLTPMVAGEIKRYFRDSTWDVHVPRRMQELSLALHGAPAEQLERRLGRSPTIAELAEHLGAQPEEIVEAFDASAAYSATSLERPLVPGDEQGASLGETLGVDDDAYEWVVDREALKPLLAALPEKDKRILLMRFFRGMTQSQIGTELGVSQMQVSRYLTRILSTLRDAVFVEDDEEPGKAEGRK from the coding sequence GTGAGCACTCGGGGGAACGGTCCCGGTCCGGCTTCGTCCGGCCGCGGCGGGCCCGGGCGCGACGGCGATGCGGTGCGCCCGGCGGCAGCGGCCGAGTCGGGGCCGGCGGCGCAGGGCGTCCCGAGCCCGGCTCCCGCCCCGGCTCCGGCTCCGGCCCCGGCGGCTCAGCCGGTGCCGGTCGCGCCGGTCGCGCCGAGCGCGCCGAGTGCGCCGAGTGCCCAGGGTGCGCCGAGTGCCCAGAGTGCGCCGAGTACCCCGAGCGCGCCGGTCTCGCCGCGCGCGGTCCGGGCCGACCGCCGGCTGCCCGACCAGGACACCGACATCCCCCTGCCGAGCATCCCCTCCCCGCGGCTCGGCGGCGCGCCGCGGGACCGCGCCGAGCACCGCGCGGAGATCCACCGCCGTTTCGAGCTGCTGGCGGAGTGCGAGCCCGACAGCGCGGCCTATCGGACCCAGCGCGACGAGCTGATCGCCGAGCACATGAACTACGCGCGCTACGTCGCCTCGCGCTTCAGCGTCCCGGCCGACACCGCCGAGGACCTGGAGCAGGTCGCGTACCTGGCGCTGATCAAGGCGGTCGACAACTTCGACCCGGCGCGCGGCACGGCGTTCCTGGGCTACCTCACCCCGATGGTGGCCGGCGAGATCAAGCGCTACTTCCGCGACTCCACCTGGGACGTCCACGTCCCGCGCCGCATGCAGGAGCTGAGCCTGGCCCTGCACGGCGCCCCGGCCGAGCAGCTGGAGCGCCGTCTGGGCCGCTCCCCGACGATCGCCGAGCTGGCCGAGCACCTCGGCGCGCAGCCGGAGGAGATCGTCGAGGCCTTCGACGCCTCGGCCGCGTACAGCGCCACCTCCCTGGAGCGGCCGCTGGTGCCCGGCGACGAACAGGGCGCGAGCCTGGGCGAGACGCTCGGCGTGGACGACGACGCCTACGAGTGGGTCGTCGACCGTGAAGCGCTCAAGCCGTTGCTGGCCGCGTTACCGGAGAAGGACAAGCGGATCCTGCTCATGCGCTTCTTCCGGGGCATGACGCAGAGCCAGATCGGGACCGAGCTCGGCGTGTCGCAGATGCAGGTCTCGCGCTACCTCACGCGGATCCTCAGCACACTGCGCGACGCGGTGTTCGTCGAGGACGACGAGGAGCCCGGCAAGGCCGAGGGCAGGAAGTGA